Proteins from a genomic interval of Burkholderia cepacia GG4:
- the hpf gene encoding ribosome hibernation-promoting factor, HPF/YfiA family — translation MNLKISGHHLEVTPAIREYVITKLDRVLRHSDQVIDGTVILSVDNHKEKDKQQRAEINLHLKGKDIFVESANGNLYAAIDLLIDKLDRQVVKHMERLQTHAHDPIKLQPSIDQIELPPQ, via the coding sequence AGTCACGCCTGCAATTCGCGAATACGTGATCACCAAGCTGGACCGGGTGCTACGCCATAGCGATCAGGTAATCGATGGCACTGTGATCCTCTCGGTCGACAACCACAAAGAAAAGGACAAGCAGCAGCGCGCGGAAATCAACCTGCACCTGAAGGGCAAGGACATCTTCGTCGAAAGCGCGAACGGCAACCTCTACGCAGCGATCGATCTGCTGATCGACAAGCTGGATCGCCAGGTCGTCAAGCACATGGAGCGTCTGCAGACGCATGCGCACGACCCGATCAAGCTTCAGCCGTCGATCGACCAGATCGAACTGCCGCCGCAATAA
- a CDS encoding PTS sugar transporter subunit IIA, protein MPNALISPNMEDQSAAARRPQAAQSPANMNRLAKILPIENVVIDLSVTSKKRVFEQAGLIFENQNGIARSTVTDNLFARERLGSTGLGEGVAIPHGRIKGLKHPLAAFVRLADAIPFEAPDGQPVGLLIFLLVPEQATQQHLEILSEIAQLLSDRDARERLHNETDIAELHHLLTQWQP, encoded by the coding sequence ATGCCGAACGCCTTGATATCGCCGAACATGGAAGATCAGTCTGCCGCAGCAAGGAGACCCCAGGCCGCCCAATCGCCTGCCAACATGAATCGCCTAGCCAAAATCCTGCCCATAGAGAACGTCGTCATCGACCTCTCCGTCACCAGCAAGAAACGCGTCTTCGAACAAGCCGGGCTGATCTTCGAGAATCAGAACGGCATCGCCCGCAGCACCGTCACGGACAACCTGTTCGCGCGCGAGCGCCTCGGCTCGACCGGGCTCGGCGAAGGCGTCGCGATTCCGCACGGGCGCATCAAGGGGCTCAAGCACCCGCTCGCCGCGTTCGTGCGGCTCGCCGACGCGATCCCGTTCGAAGCGCCCGACGGCCAGCCGGTCGGCCTCCTGATTTTCCTGCTCGTGCCCGAGCAAGCCACCCAGCAACACCTCGAGATCCTGTCGGAAATCGCGCAACTGCTGTCCGACCGCGACGCGCGTGAGCGTCTGCACAACGAAACGGATATCGCCGAGTTGCATCACCTGCTCACTCAGTGGCAACCTTGA